ATCCCGGTTCCTGGGAGTTGATGGAGCCACACTATCCCCCCCGGGAAGTCCTGCGGCGGAAATTCGATTTCTTCTGGACCATCACCGAGATCAAGGCGGCCGAGCCCCCCTCCAAGACCAGCGCCCCGGAAGTCATTGAGGCCTACCAACGGGCCAAGGCCGAGCTGGAGGCCAAGTGCAAAGAGGCCGTCGAGCTGGCCTTCCTGGACTACATGAAGACCATCCGGGAAGTGGTGGCCGACTTGTCGCTCAAGATGCGGGAGGGGAAGGTCATCCGCAACGACTCGCTGGAGAAGGTTCGCAAGCTCCACGATTGGTCCCGGGACATGAACATCTTCGGCTACAAGCCTCTGGAGGAGGAGTTGGCGAAGCTGAAGGCCGGCCTGGACGGGGTGGACATCAAGGCCCTCAAGAACAACGACGCCCTCAAAGGACAACTGGCGGACCTGGCCGACCAGGTGGCCGCGGTGGCTTCCAAGACCGAGGACGTGAACGCCATCTCCGGGAATTACAAACGGATGATCGACTTGAGCTGACCTGAAGGGCCGGGCGCCTCCGGCCTTTCAGGAATATTTCAGGAATAATTCGCACCCAATTTTGTAAAGGAGGCAAGACCTTGAATAACATCGACAGAGAAAAGCGGGCGGGAGAAGCATTACAGGCATATCCCGGGGGTGACCCGGAGGACATTTCTTCCACCTTAGTGGACTTGGTGACGGACCTACTGCACCTTGCCAAGAGCTTGGACATCGAACCGGATTACGTCATTCGCATGGCTCAAGAACATTTTGATGCCGAGGTCGAAGAGGAGGCCCTAAATGGCTGACTATTACCAAGCGACCCTCTCTGTTCCTGCGCACCTGATCACGCCGGAAATTAAGGCGATGATTGACGAATACATTCAGGAACACGAAACCGAG
This region of Desulfobaccales bacterium genomic DNA includes:
- a CDS encoding DUF3150 domain-containing protein; amino-acid sequence: MSAKRADGNGFDGLVAIQLCTRSWPGIVNLTKEDLGVDKVPEFFHLGNKKLYPAEWRQAFNRKISEGRRVLNENTYDFVLEWVRCSPKGRLDRTLEKLAQVQREYLALADEFCEKYDAIRDEWKAFCESKHPGSWELMEPHYPPREVLRRKFDFFWTITEIKAAEPPSKTSAPEVIEAYQRAKAELEAKCKEAVELAFLDYMKTIREVVADLSLKMREGKVIRNDSLEKVRKLHDWSRDMNIFGYKPLEEELAKLKAGLDGVDIKALKNNDALKGQLADLADQVAAVASKTEDVNAISGNYKRMIDLS